In a single window of the Cydia pomonella isolate Wapato2018A chromosome 2, ilCydPomo1, whole genome shotgun sequence genome:
- the LOC133534872 gene encoding ELAV-like protein 1: MMANSLDTVNANQPTQNGSKVQPSNNESKTNLIVNYLPQTMTQEEIRSLFSSVGEVESCKLIRDKVTVFPDHILNGQSLGYAFVNYHKAEDAEKAVNTLNGLRLQNKIIKVSYARPSSDAIKGANLYVSGLPKHMTQQELEKLFGPYGSIISSRILHENVNVGHLLQGGGDGETIQGPSRGVAFIRYDQRCEAEAAIRELNGTVPPGGTGPMTVKCANNPSNQNKALAPLAAYLAPTSTRRFVGPAGKALLAINKGLQRFSPLADPLIQGNALGGSGWCIFVYNIGADTEESILWQLFGPFGAVQSVKIIRDPTTNKCKGYGFVTMTNYDEAVVAIQSLNGYSLNGQVLQVSFKTNKSKS, from the coding sequence atgatgGCAAATTCACTTGACACCGTTAACGCGAATCAACCCACGCAAAATGGTAGCAAGGTGCAGCCGAGCAATAACGAGTCGAAGACCAACCTAATAGTGAACTACTTGCCACAGACGATGACACAGGAGGAGATCAGGTCACTGTTCTCGAGCGTCGGCGAAGTAGAAAGTTGCAAGTTAATAAGAGACAAAGTGACCGTATTCCCCGACCATATCCTTAACGGACAAAGTCTCGGATACGCCTTCGTAAACTACCACAAAGCGGAGGACGCAGAGAAAGCGGTCAACACACTGAACGGCTTGAGATTACAGAACAAGATCATCAAAGTGTCGTACGCGCGGCCAAGCTCTGACGCTATCAAAGGCGCGAACCTGTATGTGTCCGGACTGCCCAAGCACATGACGCAGCAGGAGCTAGAAAAGCTGTTCGGGCCTTACGGCTCCATCATTAGCTCGCGCATCCTGCACGAGAACGTGAATGTGGGCCACCTCCTGCAGGGCGGCGGCGACGGCGAAACCATCCAGGGGCCGTCGCGCGGCGTCGCCTTCATCCGTTACGACCAGCGTTGCGAAGCCGAAGCTGCCATCCGCGAGCTCAACGGCACCGTGCCGCCCGGCGGGACAGGACCCATGACTGTCAAGTGCGCTAACAACCCCAGCAACCAGAACAAAGCCCTCGCCCCACTGGCTGCGTATCTGGCACCGACGTCCACACGCCGCTTCGTTGGACCTGCAGGCAAGGCTCTCCTGGCCATCAACAAAGGTTTGCAGAGATTTTCTCCCCTAGCTGACCCCCTGATTCAAGGCAATGCTCTAGGAGGCTCAGGTTGGTGCATTTTTGTGTACAATATTGGGGCTGACACAGAGGAAAGCATCCTGTGGCAGCTCTTTGGCCCATTCGGTGCCGTCCAGAGTGTTAAAATTATAAGAGATCCCACCACCAATAAGTGCAAAGGTTATGGATTTGTAACCATGACCAATTATGATGAGGCAGTGGTGGCCATCCAGTCGCTCAATGGCTACTCATTGAATGGCCAGGTGCTCCAGGTCAGCTTCAAAACGAATAAGAGTAAATCTTAA